CCCAGAATCCACCTACAAATGTTTTGGGCTCCATCGAAACAATAAAGGCATGAGGATCTATGCCATGAACATGCTCAACCAACTCTTTCTGTCTATTTCGCTTCGTCAACACCGATAGCACCAACCGCTGTCCAGTGAGACCTTCTCCATACCACGAAGTAACACCAAAGCCAGCGTCACGCAACTGGTTAGGCATATCAGAAGTTTCCTGACGCGTAATTACTTGCACGGTTACATATCCCATCGCCAACTTCTCTTCTACCAAAGAGCCTGTATATACACCAATCGCAAAACCAAGACAGTATACGATAACATTAAGTATGCTGTCCATGTGGTCTAACACAACGGATAGCCCTGATATATAGACGAACACCTCTGCAAAACTCACGGCAGATGCAACTGTACGATACCCTTTCATCATCAGAATAAGGCGCACTGTGGAGATCGTCACATAGGCGATATTAATAACAAATATAAATAAAAGGATCATCAAAAAGTTCATTGGGACAACCCATCCTTCAATTAAAGAAAAGTTTACGTTCGCCCTATTCTATCGGATAGAAGGGGTATGATGCAATCACTTCAGGCAAAATAAAACACACCCCAGGAGCTCCCGGGATGTGAGCGTTTACAAGGTGGTGGTCTTAAGATTGCACGGCTGGTTCCTTCAGTTCCAACACTTCGTCTGGATCTGCAAGCACACGTCCGTAATACTTCTTCGTACGGAAGTTATGAATTTCCTCACATGCTTTCGCCATCTTATCCATCACTTCTTCTTGTGTTAATTCCACAGGCGTCCAGTAGTAAATAATCATATCAAATTGGTTGCCATCATCATCTTCCCGTTGGTACTTAATGCGGTCTGCTTTAACAAAACCATTTCGCTCATAAAATTGAATTCGCTTTTTGGTATCCTCATCTTGTTTATCAATGGGTTCCACCTCTAACAAGATGGTCTTCCCTTTATTTTTAAGTTTTTCAATAACCTTAGAGCCTACCCCTTTACCACGCGCACGTTCATCCACGAGTATATAATCTACAAATAGAAAAGAGGAAAATTCCGCATACATGAGTACATAATCCTCTGTTTCATCCTTAAAGTAGAAATCTTTTTCCTTAATCAAATCACTAAGCTGATCACGGTCCTTCATCTCTTGTTCAGGAAAGTAATCGTTCAAACGATCGTAATAATTCACTTGTTCTCCTCCTTTAGATCTTCCACACATTATATACCCTCCCTCTGGAAAAACAAAACGCGCTTGATTAAAAAAGATAAAAAAATTGATCACATCCTTTCTCATCTCTAAAAGAAACGAATGTGATCATACCCAACCCATCACAGTCATTTATCATGCTTAGGCTTTTCTTCTGGCTTTAAGTCGTCGCCTTCGTCAACCCCCGTGTAAGCACTCACAATCCCGCCTGCCATACCCTCATTCATCATGCGATCTACATCTAAAAAATAACGATCCCGTCCTTCGTGCTCGTGATCACAACACTCCTCTTTCTGATCTTGCTTTGTGCGATACGCTTCATCTGTTTCTATACTCGTGTAAGAGGTAACCTCACCACCTGCCAACCCCTCACCAACCATTCTTTCTTCTTGACGCTCTTTATCTTCGGGTTTGTGTTTATTGGATCCCATCTTAATTCCACCTCTTCGACAGTTGTTCTTATATGCTTACATTAGTCGTTCCCCCTCCGCGTTCTCCGTAAACAATCAAATCATTCCAATCCCTCACCTCTCTTTTAAATCACATCACAAAACCACACCTAATTTTTTCTTCTTTATGTAACTGCCGCTACAAAATCTATTTAATTTCATATCATAGTAATAGAATGAAAGGAGATTAATTTATGGCATTACTTTATACAACGGGACCCATAGTCGCTAATGACCTTTCTGAAGTTCCAGTAGAAGGTCCAGCTATACTTTTTAAAGTGATGAATAGTAGTCCAAAAGATAGCAATATTGCTAGAGTACGTGTCCGCTTGCTACGGTTACAATCAAATCAAAGTAAAACACTGCTATTCCGCGACGATGTAACCATCGCTGCCGGTCGAACTGCTGTTTGTGAAACCACTGCCCCCCCAGAATTGTTCCCCCTGGCTATCTCCGACAATCCCATATTTGAAGCCGAAGTTCGGATTGATATTGACGGTATGGAAGACTTCTTAGCTGTTAACTTCGCACAACTATCCATCACGGGGACTAAGGGAGTATTTGATCGTATTTTGCAGTCGGAATTAATATTAAAACGTCCTCTAAATTTAATGAGATAGCCAAAATCCAAACAATAAAGAAGAAGAGGGCATCTACCCTCTTCTTCTTTATTACTATGATTAACAATCGCCTGGTTTTCCTGCCTGCGTAGCTGTCCGAAAAGAAGATCCACAACCACAAGTTGCTGTCGCATTTGGATTGTGGATCGTGAAACCGCCACCCATCATCGACTCTTTATAATCGATCTGCAATCCTCGAATCAAATCGAGACTAGCTTTATCTATCAGAATCGGAATCCCTTCTTGTACGAAGGACTCATCTTTATCCGTCTTTTCTTCATCAAATCCCATTCCATAAGAGAATCCGCTACACCCACCGGCAGTAACACCAATGCGCAAATAAGTCGGCCCCTCTTCATCTTTCATCATATCCTTAATTTTATAAATCGCTTGCTCGCTTAAGGTAATCATGTACCGATTCCCTCCAAACTCATATCAACATTATCATCTAACTTTAGTATACAGGGAAGTTTGCAGCGAAACAACCAGGCACACCCCTACCTTCTTTAATAAGGAAGCACATGAGCTTCACGAATGCGCGAATCAAACCGCCTAATCAAATATCCCTTTTCACGCTCCAAACGAATTAGCTGGTTATGAAGCTCATCCAAACGGCAGCTTAATTGATACACGGTAGGGTGATGAAAGCCCAGTTTGTCCCCTGCTTCTACCATTTGACGCCTGATTTCTTCAATTAACATCTCCAATGCCTGCCGTTCAATCACCCAAACTCCCCCTTAATCATCATACGATAGGCAATATTGGTTCATAAATAGGGTTTTAAAGCTGATCATCAGCTAATTTTTCTATACCCGCTTCATCCATTGATGAACCAGACTTTACAAATTGTATTATAAACAGTATATTATATAATATTGAATAATAAGTAAAGCTATCCATGAAAAAATATTTGTGAATTTTATTTCTTAGTATATCGGATATATGAAATCATTATTATGCTTGGAAGGATGTATACCATATGCCTGATCCTCGTATTAATCAACTTGCTCGCGTCATTGTCAATGCATTGAAAATACAAGAACATGAACAAATCCTCATTCCATCGTCCTCCTTATCGGAACCGCTCACCATGGCTCTATACACTCTGGTCCTAAAGCGCGGGGCGCATCCCCTTCTATTTACCGAATCAGACGAACGACAACGTATCTTTTTCACTGAGGCAATGGATCATCATCTCGATTCCATTCCTTCCATTCTACGCTATGCATATGAACATGCTGATGCATCCATTCAATTGTATGCTCCGCAAAACACTCGTGAGCTAGCTACTATCGACCCTAGACGCATCCAACGATATAAAAAAGCGATCAAACCTTTTACTGAACGACTCTTACGCGGAGAAGCGAGGTGGGTGGTCTCAGCATTCCCGACACCTGCACTGGCACAAGAAGCAGATATGAGTCTTTCAGATTATGAAGATTTTCTCTATTCAGCTGTTGATATTGATATTGAGGCCATGCACACCTCTATGGAAACAGCTGTTGTCCACTTTGACCAGGCGCGTGAGGTGCGCATTAAGGCAAGTGGCACAGATATTACACTCAATATTGAAGGACGCAAGGGCGTATTAGATACGAGTGAAATACACAATATCCCTTGCGGAGAATTCTTCTACGCCCCATTGGAACATAAGACAGAAGGAACCATTACATACGATTGGCCTGCAGTCTTCTCTGGTCGAGAAGTAGCCGGCATACAACTCACCTTCAATCAAGGGAAAGTCGTCAATGCCACTGCAGATAAAGGCGAAGATTTCTTGTTAGAAGCTCTTAATACAGACGATGGAGCCCGTTATCTCGGAGAATTAGGCATTGGTTGTAACCATGGGATCACCCGGCAAAGTAAAAGTATTCTTTTTGATGAAAAGATCGGAGGAACTGTCCATCTAGCCCTCGGCGCAGCTTATGATAGCTGTGGTGGAACAAATAAGTCTACCATCCATTGGGACATGGTAAAGGATTTACGACCCGGTGGAGAAATCTATTTAGATGGGAGATTAGTACAAAAAAATGGGGAGTGGGTATTTTAATAAAAGAAAGAGAACAGAACAGCCCGTGATCGCTACTCCCACGGGCTGTGTTTCTATGGCAAGCGGTCAAGATCAAAATCCACATCATATGGATCTACACTCTCTGCCCGCGCTTTCTTTATTTTTTCTCGCAATGCTACTGCATTATCTGCTTCTATCGATTCACCATCGACGAAGACAAAACAGCGCTCTGCACATACTCCACAATTACCTAGACAGCCGTACTCGACGACATCCAAGGTGGGATCTTGCTCCAACTCATCCTTCAACATCTTCATTTCATCCGACAAATTATTAACGCAAAACTCCACAAGAGGACGCACAATCCTTCACTCCATCTACTCCTTATAACGTCCATTATAACCATGGCTAATAAATGATTTGCAAGCCCTATTATTTTACTTTTACTCCTAATGATTCTAATTTCTGATATAGAAGTGGCAAACGTGGATTGCCTTCACTTACTACCATATCAGCGAGCACGATCACAGGGTACCATAATTCTTCCTCTATAATCTGTGTAGCTAGCTTACTCTGTACCTCATCTTGAGGTTCTTCAAAATCTACATAATGCACTTGAACTTGTTTGCCATACCTACGTTCCAATACAGCTGCCAACCAGACAGCTGTCTCCTTAGATGAAGGCAGGTTAACACAGCTTGCACACAATTCTTCTGTCCCGTACACCCATAAATCGACTTGCTCCCCATCTTTCATCGAACTCGCCTCCTCTCCTTGTATCCAAGCTCCAACATTACTTCGCATCTAATGCTTGTTGTAAATCTGCCTGCAAGTCATCAATATCTTCAATTCCTACTGAGATTCGCACAAGACCATCTGTGATTCCTAACTCCAAGCGCCGATGTGGAGGAATAGAAGCATGAGTCATTCGACTCGGGATCGAGATTAAACTTTCTACTGCCCCTAAACTTTCAGCCAGTGTAAAGTACTGAACTTTCTTCAAGATGCGATCTGCTCGCTCTGCACTACCCACATCAAAAGAGATCATACCTCCATATCCACGTGCCTGTGTACTGGCAAGTTCATGTCCAGCATGAGACTTAAGTCCTGGATAAAAGACTCTCTCAACATCTGTTCTTGTCTCTAACCACTCCGCTAATCGGCGTGCCGATTGCTCATGCTGCTTCATTCGTAAACCTAGTGTTTTAATGCCCCTCATTAACAACCATGAATCTTGTGGTCCTAGTACACCACCGATCGAGTTCTGGACAAAGAACAGTTTCTCTCCCCATTCCTCATCTTTAACCGCAACCAAACCTGCCACCACATCACTATGACCACCTAAATACTTGGTAGCACTGTGAACAACCATATCGGCCCCCAAATCTAATGGGTTTTGCCAGTATGGCGTCATAAATGTATTATCTACAATCAGGAGCAAATCACTTTCTTTGCTCATGTCTGCAATCGCACTAATATCAGATACCTTCAAGAGAGGGTTAGTTGGTGTCTCTAGAAAAATAGCCCGCGTATTCTCTTGAATCGCTTTCTTAACTTCGTTCACATCACTCGTATCTACCAAGCTCATCTCAATACCGAAGCGCGAAAATACATGATGTAGGACGCGATACGTTCCACCATATACATCATCTCCGATAATGATATGATCCCCCTTATTAAATAAAGAGACAATAGTGGAGATAGCTGCCATTCCGGAAGCAAAAGCAAAGCCACGCACACCGTTTTCCAAATCTGCAATCAGTGCTTCCAGAGCTGCTCGTGTCGGATTCCCCGAACGAGAGTACTCATAGCCTGCAACTAATTCTCCCACCCCATCCTGCTTATACGTAGAAACCTGATAGATCGGAACACTAACCGCTCCAGTATACTTGTCACCAACTATTCCACCATGTATCATTTTCGTATCTAGTTTCATCTATTTTCTACCCCTTTCTGCGTATACCCCTTGACTCAAATATCGTTCACTACTATCTGGGAAGACAACGAGAATATTCGTACCCGCCTTTGCTAATTTTGCCTCCCGCAAGGCGGCTACAAAAGCAGCACCTGAAGAACTGGCTACCAACAACCCTTCCTGCTCAGATAATACTCTCACGTAATGGAATGCCTCTTCGTCCGAGACAATATGAATAGCATCAAAATAGGAACGATCCATATATGCAGGTAAAAACTCCATGCCAATCCCTTCAGTATCATGAGGGGCCCCCGGATTATCACTCAAATGTCCACCTTCCGGTTCCACGATAACTGCTTTCACAGATGGATTCTGCTCTTTTAAGTACTTGGCGGCACCCATAAAAGTTCCACCTGAACCAGCTCCGGCCACAAAAATATCTATTTTACCATCCATTTGATCCCATATTTCAGGCCCTGTCGTCCGATAATGGACCTCTGGATTTGCTGGATTTTGAAACTGCAAGGGCAAGTAAGAATTTTCTTCCATCATCGTTAACTGTTTAGCCCGTTCTATCGCACCTTTCATTCCATCCTTGGTTGGGGTGTTGATCACTTCTGCACCGAGTGCACGCATTAATGCCTGTTTCTCATGTGAAAACTTCTCTGGGACTATACACTTCACTTTATAGCCTGTACGAACTGCCGCCAATGCCAAACCAATCCCCGTATTCCCGGCCGTTGGTTCAATAATTGTTCCTCCCGGCTTTAATTCCCCCGAACGTTCCCCTGCTTCGATCAAAGCCATACCAAGGCGGTCTTTTACACTACCTCCAGGATTGAAGTACTCAAGCTTAGCATAGAGGGTTACATCATCTGGTACTTCATGATGATTAATACGTACAATCGGGGTCTGACCAATCAATTCTTTTATATCATCATATACATGCTTCATCACATATTCGTTGGTCTACTCACTTAAGACCAACTCCCCCCTTCAATATTATATCCTCGTTCCTCATCATTAGCAGTTAATCAAGTAAAACCTCATCGGATTTATCGGAAATAAACCCATCCTACTTTTATCTTATCACTTTCCATCACATCATGGAAATTAGTTTTTGCCCTCTTCCTCTCCTTTCTATCTCCATATGCTCATGGATTTTTTTCAACTGAGCGATTATAATGGTGAGGAAAGGAGTGTACGCGATATGGAAGAACAAGTGCAAGTTGTTTTGGATAAATTGCGCCCCTTCATCCAACAAGATGGCGGCGACGTGGAACTCGTAGAGATCGAAGATGGCATTGTTCGTGTACGTTTACTAGGTGCATGTGGCAGCTGTCCTAGCTCCACCATCACTTTAAAAGCAGGTATCGAACGTGCATTGGTTGAGGAAGTTCCCGGTGTAAAAGAGGTTGAGCAAGTTCTCTAAACTCTCTTTACTACGTATATACGCTAAAAACCCCGCTTTGGAGTGATCCAAAGCGGGGTTTTTATTTTAAGTTGCATCAGCGGAATGAACAGGTCTTCCTTCTTTTTTCATTGACTCTTCTTGATATAGATGGCAAGCAACCCAATGTTTCGGACGAGCTTCTAGCCATTCCGGAACTTCTTTTGCACAAATATCCATCGCTTGTGGGCAGCGAGTACGGAACCGGCATCCACTCGGTGGATCAATTGGACTTGGTACATCTCCTTCAAGAATGATACGCTCACGCTCATGCTTCGTATTTGGATCTGGAATTGGCACCGCAGAGAGTAACGCCTGTGTATATGGATGAAGTGTATGCTCATATAGCTCATCACTATCTGACAACTCTACCATGCTACCCAAATACATGACACCAATGCGATCACTAATATATTTTACCATCGATAAGTCATGGGCGATGAAAAGGTAGGTAAGACCTTCTTTGCGTTGTAAATCTTTCATCAAGTTAACCACTTGAGCCTGGATTGATACATCCAACGCTGAAATAGGCTCATCTGCAATAATAAACTTTGGATTAAGCGCCAAAGCACGAGCAATCCCAATCCGTTGCCGTTGGCCACCACTAAACTCATGTGGGAAACGAGAAGCATGATCTTCTTTCAGTCCCACAATCCTTAATAGTTCATGCACACGTTTGCGACGCTCTTCACCACTCAACAATCCATGAATATCAATTCCTTCTGCAATGATATCCATAACCGTCATCCGCGGATTTAATGATGCATAAGGGTCCTGAAAAATCATTTGCATCTCTTGATTAAACTTTTTTAGCTTTTTCCCTTTTAGTTTATAAATATCTTCTCCATCAAAAATAGCTTCCCCATCAGTCGCATTATACAGACGAATTAATGTACGACCAACTGTAGATTTACCGCACCCCGATTCGCCCACAAGGCCAAATGTTTCTCCTTGATATATATCAAATGTTACACCATCAACAGCCTTTACTTTTTTTCCTTGACCCATATTAAAGTGCTTCGTTAAGTTTTTCACTTCGAGAATTTTCTCTGCTGTTTTTGCCATGATGTCACCCTCCGATCACATAGTATCCACTAATTCGTAGCTTAATAAAAATGATAAATTAAAAATAATATCTTCTATCACTTTATACATCATTAAAAATAAGCATCCATCCATAAGTTAGGCTAATCTCAGTCTGATATCTCATACTTCACAGAGTCACCGATACACGTATTCTTTGATTATACTTAGAAATCACTCATACTTCAATGAGATTTAATCCCTGTACCAATAATTGAGCACCTAAAATGCCTATCCATCTGGACTGATTCACCCTAAGGCAGTCTGATTCCATTCGCAAGGAAGAATCGCTCGCGGGTACCGCCACGAGCGATTCTTCTTCCCCAAACCAGCTTTACTCATCTTCGCTTCGATCAATATACGCCCACTTCAGAGAAAAATCTGAGCCAAATGCATATCTGGCGATATCTTTTACGTAAGATTTCTCTACATACGCTTCCTTACCGTAATCCAGTGTTGCGATTGCGGCTTCTTCTAACAAGATTCTTTCCGCTTCACGCAAATCATTTGCCCTCTTTTCATAATCAGTGGTACTCTTCGACTCTTCCACCAGGTTATGATACCTTTCATTCATCCACTTTCCATAATTCAATTCATTGTCCATTTGAAATAATTCTAAGAAGGTCATCGGGTCGTTATAATCTCCGATCCAACCCATAAGCGATACATCAAACGCCCCTTCTCCTTCCAATTTATAGCGCACTTTAGACGGCACCGCTTTCACGTTTACGGTGATACCTAGATACTTTTCCCATTGTTCCCTCAAAAAAACAGCTTTCTTACGGGTAGTATCATCATCAGAAACAAGAAGCGTAAACGTTGGTTTTTCCGAAGTATTCAGCTCACGTAACCCTTCCTTTAAAGATGATTTCGCTTCAACAGGCTCAAAGATTTGAATGGGATAATCACGAAAAGGTTGTCCACTAATAAAAATCGTAGGCGGGATAAGTCCGCCTGCAGGTTCAGATCCATCCTTTAGGACTTTTTCTGACCATGCTTCTCGATCAATAGCTGCACTTAACGCTTTCCTTACATTTTGATTTTGGAGATATTTATTTTTCGTATTAAAGTTTAGATATGAGGTCGTCGCCTTCGTGACGGTGATATATTCTTTCGTCTGATTAAACGCACTAGTGAAAGATTGGCTCAATTGTGCTACATCTGCTTTATCAGACATATACTGCTTGACTCCATCAGATGTCTTTTTTAGTACGTTTACTCTCGCTTCTTCTATTGATACTACATTACGATCCCAATACGTATCATTTTTCTTCATCCTATAAAACTCATTTTTATTCCATTCCGACAGAACAAACGGACCGTTATACGCTACCGACTCTGCCGATTGCCCATATTCTTCACCATACTTTTCTACAAATTCTTTTCTCTGTGGATAAAAAGAAGGGAAGGCCATGAGATCTAAAAAGTATGGAATGGGTTCATTTAACTGTACTTGTAACGTTTTATCATCGATCGATACAATTCCCACATCTTCTTTATTCGCTTCCTCAGTCCGATACTCTTTCGCATTTAAAATCGAATCAAAGATATAGGAATACTCGCCACCTGTTTTCGGGTCTAGCGTCCGTTCCCAAGAATATTCAAAATCTTGTGCTGTTATTTCCTCACCATCATGCCATTTAGCATCTCGCAAATGAAAGGTGTATTTCTTCTTATCCTCGCTAATTTCAACACTCTCCGCAATCGCTTTTACAGGCTTCCCATCCTGATTAATTCTCATTAGCCCTTCCATCGTATTATCGAGCGCGTTAAAAGTAGAAGTGTCAATTGCCTTTGATACATCCAACGTCACAATATCTTGTGTAGTCGTTAAAGTAAGTTTCTGCTCTCCCTCTACTTTTTTAGCACTATCGCTCTCCACATCGAGTCCACTACATCCGGACAGTACGACTGCACTCGATATCACTGCAACCAATGTC
This sequence is a window from Mechercharimyces sp. CAU 1602. Protein-coding genes within it:
- a CDS encoding DUF1450 domain-containing protein, which encodes MEFCVNNLSDEMKMLKDELEQDPTLDVVEYGCLGNCGVCAERCFVFVDGESIEADNAVALREKIKKARAESVDPYDVDFDLDRLP
- a CDS encoding aspartyl-phosphate phosphatase Spo0E family protein; the protein is MIERQALEMLIEEIRRQMVEAGDKLGFHHPTVYQLSCRLDELHNQLIRLEREKGYLIRRFDSRIREAHVLPY
- a CDS encoding iron-sulfur cluster assembly accessory protein, which produces MITLSEQAIYKIKDMMKDEEGPTYLRIGVTAGGCSGFSYGMGFDEEKTDKDESFVQEGIPILIDKASLDLIRGLQIDYKESMMGGGFTIHNPNATATCGCGSSFRTATQAGKPGDC
- a CDS encoding NifU family protein, producing MLMDFFQLSDYNGEERSVRDMEEQVQVVLDKLRPFIQQDGGDVELVEIEDGIVRVRLLGACGSCPSSTITLKAGIERALVEEVPGVKEVEQVL
- a CDS encoding N-acetyltransferase, with product MNYYDRLNDYFPEQEMKDRDQLSDLIKEKDFYFKDETEDYVLMYAEFSSFLFVDYILVDERARGKGVGSKVIEKLKNKGKTILLEVEPIDKQDEDTKKRIQFYERNGFVKADRIKYQREDDDGNQFDMIIYYWTPVELTQEEVMDKMAKACEEIHNFRTKKYYGRVLADPDEVLELKEPAVQS
- a CDS encoding ABC transporter ATP-binding protein gives rise to the protein MAKTAEKILEVKNLTKHFNMGQGKKVKAVDGVTFDIYQGETFGLVGESGCGKSTVGRTLIRLYNATDGEAIFDGEDIYKLKGKKLKKFNQEMQMIFQDPYASLNPRMTVMDIIAEGIDIHGLLSGEERRKRVHELLRIVGLKEDHASRFPHEFSGGQRQRIGIARALALNPKFIIADEPISALDVSIQAQVVNLMKDLQRKEGLTYLFIAHDLSMVKYISDRIGVMYLGSMVELSDSDELYEHTLHPYTQALLSAVPIPDPNTKHERERIILEGDVPSPIDPPSGCRFRTRCPQAMDICAKEVPEWLEARPKHWVACHLYQEESMKKEGRPVHSADAT
- a CDS encoding bifunctional cystathionine gamma-lyase/homocysteine desulfhydrase translates to MKLDTKMIHGGIVGDKYTGAVSVPIYQVSTYKQDGVGELVAGYEYSRSGNPTRAALEALIADLENGVRGFAFASGMAAISTIVSLFNKGDHIIIGDDVYGGTYRVLHHVFSRFGIEMSLVDTSDVNEVKKAIQENTRAIFLETPTNPLLKVSDISAIADMSKESDLLLIVDNTFMTPYWQNPLDLGADMVVHSATKYLGGHSDVVAGLVAVKDEEWGEKLFFVQNSIGGVLGPQDSWLLMRGIKTLGLRMKQHEQSARRLAEWLETRTDVERVFYPGLKSHAGHELASTQARGYGGMISFDVGSAERADRILKKVQYFTLAESLGAVESLISIPSRMTHASIPPHRRLELGITDGLVRISVGIEDIDDLQADLQQALDAK
- a CDS encoding PLP-dependent cysteine synthase family protein; translation: MKHVYDDIKELIGQTPIVRINHHEVPDDVTLYAKLEYFNPGGSVKDRLGMALIEAGERSGELKPGGTIIEPTAGNTGIGLALAAVRTGYKVKCIVPEKFSHEKQALMRALGAEVINTPTKDGMKGAIERAKQLTMMEENSYLPLQFQNPANPEVHYRTTGPEIWDQMDGKIDIFVAGAGSGGTFMGAAKYLKEQNPSVKAVIVEPEGGHLSDNPGAPHDTEGIGMEFLPAYMDRSYFDAIHIVSDEEAFHYVRVLSEQEGLLVASSSGAAFVAALREAKLAKAGTNILVVFPDSSERYLSQGVYAERGRK
- a CDS encoding aminopeptidase translates to MPDPRINQLARVIVNALKIQEHEQILIPSSSLSEPLTMALYTLVLKRGAHPLLFTESDERQRIFFTEAMDHHLDSIPSILRYAYEHADASIQLYAPQNTRELATIDPRRIQRYKKAIKPFTERLLRGEARWVVSAFPTPALAQEADMSLSDYEDFLYSAVDIDIEAMHTSMETAVVHFDQAREVRIKASGTDITLNIEGRKGVLDTSEIHNIPCGEFFYAPLEHKTEGTITYDWPAVFSGREVAGIQLTFNQGKVVNATADKGEDFLLEALNTDDGARYLGELGIGCNHGITRQSKSILFDEKIGGTVHLALGAAYDSCGGTNKSTIHWDMVKDLRPGGEIYLDGRLVQKNGEWVF
- a CDS encoding DUF2179 domain-containing protein, with product MILLFIFVINIAYVTISTVRLILMMKGYRTVASAVSFAEVFVYISGLSVVLDHMDSILNVIVYCLGFAIGVYTGSLVEEKLAMGYVTVQVITRQETSDMPNQLRDAGFGVTSWYGEGLTGQRLVLSVLTKRNRQKELVEHVHGIDPHAFIVSMEPKTFVGGFWVRRTQ
- a CDS encoding YuzD family protein, yielding MKDGEQVDLWVYGTEELCASCVNLPSSKETAVWLAAVLERRYGKQVQVHYVDFEEPQDEVQSKLATQIIEEELWYPVIVLADMVVSEGNPRLPLLYQKLESLGVKVK
- a CDS encoding peptide ABC transporter substrate-binding protein, translating into MQKWVRSTLVAVISSAVVLSGCSGLDVESDSAKKVEGEQKLTLTTTQDIVTLDVSKAIDTSTFNALDNTMEGLMRINQDGKPVKAIAESVEISEDKKKYTFHLRDAKWHDGEEITAQDFEYSWERTLDPKTGGEYSYIFDSILNAKEYRTEEANKEDVGIVSIDDKTLQVQLNEPIPYFLDLMAFPSFYPQRKEFVEKYGEEYGQSAESVAYNGPFVLSEWNKNEFYRMKKNDTYWDRNVVSIEEARVNVLKKTSDGVKQYMSDKADVAQLSQSFTSAFNQTKEYITVTKATTSYLNFNTKNKYLQNQNVRKALSAAIDREAWSEKVLKDGSEPAGGLIPPTIFISGQPFRDYPIQIFEPVEAKSSLKEGLRELNTSEKPTFTLLVSDDDTTRKKAVFLREQWEKYLGITVNVKAVPSKVRYKLEGEGAFDVSLMGWIGDYNDPMTFLELFQMDNELNYGKWMNERYHNLVEESKSTTDYEKRANDLREAERILLEEAAIATLDYGKEAYVEKSYVKDIARYAFGSDFSLKWAYIDRSEDE